A DNA window from Flavobacterium sp. contains the following coding sequences:
- a CDS encoding ATP-binding protein codes for MKYYFLFVVCFLNSFLYSQIKRNTDSISYYNKLANKKLNSKEYNEAVFYTQKSIDFCESNNIPENLANQTFKLGKIYYNQRKYDEALKNFHKSVASFDSVKPTCTKVLALHYIGAVNTAKGDYKTADIYYGKAQKLLKEIGVVDSSEILDYQKAMAFKANKNLPLAVTTFHKITKKPDNPSLLKTKSDSYYQLGLIESQLRRNDSAIIHFEKALDYTDKTNDLQQKSKITLAISQYYKQNRNFDLAYSYLDEHYQLENYILKLKNAKIDFNEFQKFKKNQLLNNTLKRESEEKIQLKTYRYSKLVSILAIALISILSLLSLALYKNNIIRNQNNILLREKNKELILAKNKAEKASKARSEFLSTVSHELRTPLNAINGITHLLLEDNPKKAQLKYLESLKFSGNYLTTFINEILEINKIDSTKVEVENITFNLKELLFNIQSSLKELATANKNYFNLEIDNAIPDNLIGDPTKLSQIILNLINNALKFTQNGQVNVIAKLFSQEDETATVYFEIVDTGIGIPEDKLQTVFESFSQGSIEVNRKYGGTGLGLAIVKKLIELLGGEIKLKSEVGKGSTFTFKLNFKINTEPLEAVTEEKPYNDKQLEHKSILLIEDNKINQMITRKMLENKAICCEILDNGEDAVELLKVKRFDMILMDVHLPGINGTTATQQIRDFDKTTPIIALTAISLDENRDMLLSYGMNDVITKPFVPDEFYSTIAKFFD; via the coding sequence ATGAAGTACTATTTTTTATTTGTAGTTTGTTTTTTAAATTCATTTTTGTATTCTCAAATCAAACGGAATACAGACAGTATTTCCTATTATAACAAACTTGCCAATAAAAAACTGAATAGTAAAGAGTACAACGAAGCAGTTTTTTATACTCAAAAATCTATTGATTTCTGCGAAAGCAATAATATTCCCGAAAACCTGGCCAATCAAACTTTTAAGCTTGGAAAGATTTATTATAATCAGCGCAAATATGATGAAGCTTTAAAAAACTTCCATAAAAGCGTAGCTTCGTTTGACAGCGTAAAACCTACCTGTACTAAAGTTCTGGCTTTGCATTATATTGGTGCCGTAAACACAGCAAAAGGCGATTACAAAACGGCTGATATTTATTATGGCAAAGCACAAAAACTTTTAAAAGAAATTGGCGTTGTTGATAGTTCTGAAATTTTAGATTACCAGAAAGCAATGGCTTTTAAAGCCAATAAAAACCTGCCTCTTGCGGTTACAACCTTCCATAAAATCACTAAGAAACCTGATAATCCTTCTTTATTAAAAACAAAAAGTGATTCTTATTATCAGCTTGGTTTAATTGAAAGTCAGTTGAGACGAAACGATTCGGCTATAATTCATTTTGAAAAAGCTTTAGATTATACTGACAAAACAAATGATCTTCAGCAGAAATCAAAAATTACTTTAGCAATAAGTCAATATTATAAACAAAATCGAAATTTCGATCTTGCTTATTCGTATCTTGATGAACATTATCAGCTTGAAAATTATATTCTAAAATTAAAAAATGCAAAAATTGATTTTAATGAGTTTCAAAAATTCAAAAAAAATCAGCTTTTAAACAATACATTAAAACGGGAAAGCGAAGAAAAAATTCAGCTTAAAACCTATCGCTATTCTAAATTAGTCAGCATTCTGGCCATAGCTTTGATTTCAATTTTATCTCTTTTGAGTTTAGCTTTATACAAAAACAATATTATTAGAAATCAGAATAATATCCTTTTAAGAGAAAAAAACAAAGAGCTTATTTTGGCTAAAAACAAAGCAGAAAAAGCTTCAAAAGCAAGATCTGAATTTTTATCTACCGTAAGTCACGAGCTCCGGACTCCGCTTAATGCTATAAACGGAATTACGCATTTGCTTCTTGAAGATAACCCCAAAAAAGCACAGCTGAAATATTTAGAATCACTAAAATTTTCCGGCAATTACTTAACCACTTTTATAAATGAAATTCTTGAAATTAATAAAATTGACTCTACAAAAGTGGAAGTTGAAAATATTACTTTCAACCTAAAAGAACTTCTTTTTAATATTCAAAGCTCGTTAAAGGAATTAGCAACCGCAAACAAAAATTATTTTAATCTGGAAATAGACAATGCAATTCCCGATAACTTAATTGGCGACCCTACTAAATTATCTCAAATTATATTAAACCTGATAAATAACGCACTGAAATTTACCCAAAATGGTCAGGTGAACGTTATTGCAAAATTATTTTCTCAGGAAGATGAAACCGCGACCGTATATTTTGAAATAGTAGATACCGGAATTGGTATTCCCGAAGACAAACTGCAAACTGTATTTGAAAGTTTTTCTCAAGGTTCTATCGAAGTTAACCGAAAATACGGCGGAACTGGTCTGGGACTTGCGATTGTTAAAAAGTTAATTGAACTTTTAGGTGGCGAAATCAAACTAAAAAGTGAAGTTGGCAAAGGATCGACTTTTACTTTCAAATTAAATTTTAAAATTAATACTGAACCTTTGGAAGCTGTTACCGAAGAAAAACCATATAATGATAAGCAATTAGAGCACAAATCGATTTTATTGATTGAAGACAACAAAATCAATCAGATGATTACCCGAAAAATGCTTGAAAACAAAGCTATTTGCTGTGAAATTCTTGATAATGGCGAAGATGCGGTTGAGCTTTTGAAAGTAAAACGTTTTGATATGATTTTGATGGATGTGCACTTGCCTGGCATCAACGGAACAACCGCAACGCAGCAAATAAGGGATTTTGACAAAACAACTCCAATAATCGCGCTTACCGCAATTTCGCTTGATGAAAACAGGGACATGCTTTTGTCTTACGGAATGAATGATGTAATTACAAAACCTTTTGTTCCAGATGAATTTTACAGCACAATCGCTAAGTTTTTTGATTGA
- the lipA gene encoding lipoyl synthase has product METVIENIPPAKPKWLKVKLPIGQKYTELRGLVDKYSLNTICTSGSCPNMGECWGEGTATFMILGNVCTRSCGFCGVKTGRPETVDWDEPEKVARSIKIMNIKHAVITSVDRDDLKDGGSIIWIETVKAIRRMNPETTLETLIPDFQGIERNIDRIVEANPEVVSHNMETVRRLTREVRIQAKYDRSLEVLRYLKEKGINRTKSGIMLGLGETEEEVYQTMRDLRNANVDVVTLGQYLQPTKKHLPVKEFITPELFAKYEKFGLELGFRHVESGPLVRSSYKAQKHIL; this is encoded by the coding sequence ATGGAAACAGTCATTGAAAACATACCACCTGCTAAACCTAAATGGTTGAAGGTTAAATTACCTATTGGACAAAAATACACTGAACTTCGTGGTTTAGTTGATAAATACAGTTTAAATACAATCTGCACCTCTGGAAGCTGCCCAAATATGGGAGAATGCTGGGGAGAAGGAACAGCAACATTTATGATTTTAGGAAATGTTTGTACCCGTTCCTGCGGTTTTTGCGGCGTAAAAACCGGAAGACCTGAAACAGTAGATTGGGATGAACCTGAAAAAGTAGCCCGTTCTATAAAAATCATGAACATCAAACATGCTGTAATTACTAGTGTTGACAGAGATGATTTAAAAGACGGAGGTTCTATTATATGGATTGAAACTGTAAAGGCAATCCGAAGAATGAATCCTGAAACTACTTTAGAAACTTTGATTCCGGATTTTCAGGGAATTGAAAGAAATATTGACAGAATAGTGGAAGCAAACCCTGAAGTTGTATCGCATAATATGGAAACTGTACGTCGTTTAACACGTGAAGTTCGTATTCAGGCAAAATACGACCGCAGTTTGGAGGTTTTACGTTATTTGAAAGAAAAAGGAATAAACAGAACCAAATCCGGTATTATGCTTGGTTTAGGAGAAACCGAAGAAGAAGTTTACCAAACAATGAGAGATTTGCGTAATGCAAATGTTGACGTTGTTACACTTGGTCAGTATCTTCAGCCTACTAAAAAGCATTTACCTGTAAAAGAATTCATTACACCCGAATTATTTGCCAAATATGAAAAATTCGGACTTGAATTAGGTTTCCGTCATGTTGAAAGCGGACCTCTTGTTCGTTCTTCATACAAAGCACAAAAACATATTTTATAG
- the lpxK gene encoding tetraacyldisaccharide 4'-kinase gives MNLLRKILFPFAILYGFITSIRNFLFDKGILKSKSFDIPVIAVGNLSVGGTGKTPQIEYLIRLLSNKYIVATLSRGYKRKSDGFVLADETSNAEILGDEPFQFYQKFPNVKVAVDANRTNGITQLLLQKVKPQVVLLDDAYQHRKVKAGFYILLTSYGDLYADDFMLPTGNLRESRSGASRANIVVVTKCPKNLSEEKQAEIRLKLKLNCWQQIFFTFIDYDTVIYGKEEKISVDQIKSESKILLAGIAKPKPFFDYLKNENDDCLTFPDHHHFSEADLESIQNKANGKKIITTEKDYVRLKDSKLVSQLYYLPIKSTFINHQQNFDATILNYLKENLEP, from the coding sequence TTCAATTCGTAATTTTCTTTTTGACAAAGGAATCCTGAAATCAAAATCATTTGATATTCCCGTAATTGCTGTTGGAAATTTAAGTGTGGGCGGAACCGGAAAAACGCCTCAAATTGAATATTTAATCCGATTATTATCGAACAAATATATAGTAGCGACTTTAAGCCGCGGTTATAAAAGAAAATCTGACGGATTTGTTTTGGCCGACGAAACTTCAAATGCTGAAATTCTGGGAGATGAACCATTTCAGTTTTATCAAAAATTTCCAAATGTAAAGGTTGCTGTTGATGCAAATCGTACCAACGGAATTACACAGCTGCTTTTGCAAAAAGTAAAGCCTCAGGTTGTTTTATTAGATGATGCTTACCAACACCGAAAAGTAAAAGCGGGATTTTATATTTTACTTACTTCGTATGGAGATTTGTATGCTGACGATTTTATGCTGCCAACCGGCAATTTAAGAGAAAGCCGAAGCGGAGCAAGCCGAGCTAATATTGTTGTAGTTACCAAATGTCCAAAGAATTTATCCGAAGAAAAACAAGCTGAAATTCGTTTGAAATTGAAGCTGAATTGCTGGCAGCAAATCTTTTTTACGTTTATAGATTACGATACTGTAATTTATGGAAAAGAAGAAAAAATTTCAGTTGACCAAATTAAATCAGAATCGAAAATACTTCTGGCTGGAATTGCTAAACCAAAACCATTTTTTGATTATTTGAAAAATGAAAATGATGATTGTTTAACATTTCCTGATCATCATCATTTTTCTGAAGCTGATTTAGAATCGATTCAAAATAAAGCAAATGGAAAGAAAATAATCACAACAGAGAAAGATTATGTACGTCTAAAAGATTCCAAATTGGTTTCTCAATTGTATTATCTGCCTATAAAAAGTACATTTATAAACCACCAGCAAAATTTTGATGCAACCATTCTAAATTATCTGAAAGAAAACTTAGAACCTTAG
- the gap gene encoding type I glyceraldehyde-3-phosphate dehydrogenase — translation MKTRIAINGFGRIGRNLFRLLLNHPEIEVVAINDIADNKTMSHLIKYDSIHGVLPFSVSFDEKGIIVNEKHYLFFHEKSISNLDWKSQSIDFVIESTGKYKTHEELNAHIEAGAKKVILSAPSEVDTIKTVVLGVNENILDGTENIVSNASCTTNNAAPMIKIIEELCGIEQAYITTIHSFTTDQSLHDQPHKDLRRARGASQSIVPTTTGAAKALTKIFPKLHEKIGGCGIRVPVPDGSLTDITFNVKRAVTIEEINIAFQKASKTNLKGILDYTEDPIVSVDIIGNTNSCLFDAQLTSVIDKMVKVVGWYDNEIGYSSRLIDLILLLRKT, via the coding sequence TTGAAAACAAGAATTGCCATTAATGGTTTTGGAAGAATTGGCCGAAACTTATTTCGTCTTCTTCTCAACCATCCTGAAATAGAAGTTGTTGCAATTAATGATATTGCTGATAATAAAACCATGTCGCATTTAATAAAATACGACAGTATTCACGGAGTTCTGCCTTTTTCTGTAAGTTTTGACGAAAAAGGAATTATTGTAAACGAAAAGCATTATTTGTTTTTTCACGAAAAAAGTATTTCAAATCTAGACTGGAAAAGTCAGTCAATAGATTTTGTAATAGAATCAACGGGAAAATATAAAACACACGAAGAATTAAATGCACATATCGAAGCTGGAGCAAAAAAGGTAATACTTTCGGCTCCATCAGAAGTTGACACAATTAAAACAGTAGTTCTTGGAGTTAACGAAAATATTTTAGACGGAACAGAAAATATTGTTTCAAATGCAAGCTGTACGACTAACAATGCAGCTCCGATGATAAAAATCATCGAAGAATTATGCGGAATCGAACAAGCTTATATCACAACAATACATTCTTTTACAACAGACCAAAGTCTTCATGACCAGCCGCATAAGGATTTACGCAGGGCGAGAGGCGCAAGTCAGTCAATTGTTCCAACAACTACAGGTGCAGCTAAGGCATTAACGAAAATTTTTCCTAAATTGCATGAAAAAATCGGAGGCTGCGGCATTCGTGTCCCGGTTCCTGATGGTTCATTGACAGACATCACGTTCAATGTTAAGCGTGCTGTTACTATTGAAGAAATTAACATTGCATTTCAAAAAGCCTCAAAAACAAATTTAAAAGGAATACTAGATTATACAGAAGATCCTATCGTTTCTGTTGATATAATTGGCAATACAAATTCGTGTTTGTTTGACGCACAACTAACTTCTGTTATAGACAAAATGGTAAAAGTTGTGGGGTGGTACGATAATGAAATTGGCTATTCATCAAGATTAATAGATTTGATTTTACTGCTCAGAAAAACATAA